The following are encoded together in the Streptococcus oralis genome:
- a CDS encoding APC family permease, with product MFRKLKYTFIGRPLKSLTDGEGGLLGKMQALAMLSSDALSSIAYGPEQVILVLVSLSPLAIWWSLPIGIFVLLLLASLTISYRQIIHAYPQGGGAYMVTRENLSPELGLIAGGSLLVDYMLTVAVSVASGADAITAAIPALHPYNLHISIFLVCLLMLLNLRGLKESASSLMIPVYLFIFSTVFLLLYGFFQLFTGSLNYQATSTIGQTVPSLSIVLLLRAFTSGSASLTGVEAISNAVPFFKTPKEKNAAQTLTIMSLILGFLFAGITFLNYWMGITPQNGETILSQMAKGILGDSFFGHASYYLFQFSTALILAVAANTGFSAFPMLAYNMAKNKYMPHLFMEKGDRLGYSNGILTLAFGAMILLLIFNGNTERLIPLYTIGVFVPFALSQTGMIRHWKKEKGANFLKPAFANILGAIICYAIVLILLLFRLGDIWPFFPIILVLTFLFLSIHSHYQKVAKQLRLYEGIEKRTYDGNLVLVLVGNVTRVSVGAINYAQSIGDEVLAMHISTKETAEKDQEILQEFADYFPNITLKNINTSYRDIITPSVKYVKRIAQEAKQKNYTVTVLVPQFIPNKPWQNILHNQMSLKLKYALRWHEDVVIASYSYHLKE from the coding sequence ATGTTTAGAAAATTAAAATATACCTTTATCGGTCGACCACTCAAGTCTCTCACAGATGGTGAAGGGGGATTGTTAGGGAAAATGCAGGCACTTGCAATGTTATCCAGTGATGCCCTGTCTTCTATTGCCTATGGACCTGAACAAGTCATTCTCGTTTTAGTCAGTCTCTCTCCTCTCGCTATTTGGTGGAGCCTCCCTATCGGTATTTTTGTCCTCTTACTCCTCGCTAGTTTGACCATTTCCTATCGTCAAATTATTCACGCCTATCCTCAAGGTGGAGGAGCTTATATGGTCACTCGGGAAAATCTATCTCCCGAGCTAGGCTTGATTGCAGGAGGCAGCCTCCTTGTTGACTATATGCTGACAGTAGCCGTATCCGTTGCGTCTGGGGCTGATGCTATTACTGCAGCCATCCCTGCCCTCCATCCCTATAATCTTCATATCTCTATTTTCCTAGTCTGTCTGCTCATGCTCTTGAATTTAAGAGGATTGAAAGAATCTGCCAGCTCTCTGATGATTCCCGTCTACCTCTTTATCTTCAGTACCGTCTTTCTCTTGCTTTATGGGTTCTTTCAACTATTTACAGGTTCCCTAAACTATCAGGCGACTTCAACCATTGGACAAACCGTTCCGAGCCTTTCCATCGTTCTCCTATTGAGAGCCTTTACCAGTGGCTCTGCCTCTCTGACAGGGGTTGAGGCTATTTCAAATGCGGTACCATTTTTCAAAACTCCGAAAGAAAAGAATGCTGCTCAGACTCTGACCATCATGTCGCTGATTTTAGGATTTCTTTTTGCAGGCATTACCTTCCTAAACTACTGGATGGGCATCACTCCTCAAAATGGAGAAACCATCCTCTCGCAAATGGCCAAGGGCATTCTTGGTGATTCATTCTTTGGTCATGCTAGCTACTATCTCTTCCAGTTCTCAACAGCCCTGATTCTAGCTGTAGCTGCAAATACTGGCTTTTCAGCCTTCCCTATGCTGGCTTACAATATGGCTAAAAACAAGTACATGCCCCATCTCTTTATGGAAAAGGGGGATCGTCTCGGCTACTCCAACGGTATCTTAACTCTGGCCTTTGGGGCTATGATCCTTCTTCTCATTTTTAACGGGAATACTGAACGCTTGATTCCTCTTTATACTATCGGGGTCTTCGTTCCCTTTGCCCTTTCTCAGACTGGGATGATTCGCCATTGGAAAAAGGAAAAAGGAGCAAACTTTTTAAAACCTGCCTTTGCTAATATCCTTGGGGCCATCATTTGTTATGCTATTGTCCTCATTTTACTCCTCTTCAGACTGGGTGATATCTGGCCATTCTTCCCAATTATCCTAGTTCTAACTTTCCTCTTTTTGTCCATTCACAGCCATTACCAAAAAGTGGCAAAACAACTACGACTCTACGAAGGAATTGAAAAGCGCACTTATGACGGTAACCTTGTCCTTGTCCTAGTAGGAAATGTCACTCGAGTAAGTGTCGGAGCCATTAACTACGCTCAAAGTATCGGTGATGAAGTGTTAGCCATGCACATTTCTACTAAAGAAACGGCCGAAAAAGACCAAGAAATTCTTCAGGAATTTGCCGATTACTTCCCAAATATCACTCTGAAGAATATCAATACTAGCTACCGCGACATCATCACCCCTAGCGTTAAGTATGTCAAACGAATCGCCCAAGAAGCTAAGCAAAAAAACTACACTGTTACAGTCCTTGTCCCACAGTTTATCCCTAACAAGCCTTGGCAAAATATCCTGCACAATCAAATGAGCCTCAAACTAAAATACGCTCTCAGATGGCATGAAGACGTCGTTATCGCTAGCTACTCTTATCACTTAAAAGAATAA
- a CDS encoding TatD family hydrolase: MIFDTHTHLNVEEFAGREAEEIALAAEMGVTQMNIVGFDTPTIERALELTDEYEQLYATIGWHPTEAGTYTDEVEAYLLEKLKHPKVVALGEIGLDYHWMTAPKEVQEQVFRRQIQLSKDLNLPFVVHTRDALEDTYEIIKGEGVGPRGGIMHSFSGSLEWAEKFVELGMTISFSGVVTFKKATDIQEAARELPLDKILVETDAPYLAPVPKRGRENKTAYTRYVVDFIADLRGMTTEELAAATTANAERIFGLDSK, translated from the coding sequence ATGATTTTTGATACGCACACACATTTAAATGTGGAGGAATTTGCAGGACGTGAGGCCGAAGAAATCGCCTTGGCTGCTGAAATGGGTGTGACACAGATGAATATTGTTGGTTTTGATACACCGACCATTGAGCGAGCCCTAGAATTGACAGATGAGTATGAGCAACTCTACGCAACTATTGGCTGGCATCCGACGGAAGCAGGGACTTACACAGATGAGGTCGAAGCTTACTTGCTTGAAAAACTAAAACATCCCAAGGTTGTTGCTTTAGGTGAGATTGGACTGGACTACCATTGGATGACAGCACCTAAGGAAGTGCAGGAGCAGGTTTTTCGTCGTCAGATTCAGTTGTCTAAGGACTTGAATTTGCCTTTTGTGGTCCATACCCGTGATGCGCTAGAAGATACTTATGAGATTATCAAGGGTGAGGGCGTTGGTCCTCGTGGTGGGATTATGCATTCATTTTCAGGCTCTCTCGAGTGGGCTGAGAAGTTTGTCGAGCTTGGCATGACCATTTCTTTCTCAGGAGTGGTGACCTTTAAGAAAGCAACGGATATCCAAGAAGCTGCTAGAGAGCTTCCTTTAGACAAGATTTTGGTAGAGACGGATGCGCCCTATCTGGCTCCTGTTCCTAAACGTGGCCGTGAAAACAAAACAGCCTACACACGCTATGTGGTAGATTTTATCGCGGATTTGCGTGGGATGACGACCGAAGAGCTGGCGGCAGCAACGACTGCAAATGCAGAGCGTATCTTTGGATTGGACAGCAAGTGA
- the rnmV gene encoding ribonuclease M5 — protein sequence MKEKNSQVIVVEGRDDTANLKRYFDVETYETRGSAINDQDIERIQRLHDLHGVIVFTDPDFNGERIRRMIMTAIPTVQHAFLKRDEAVPKSKSKGRSLGIEHASYEDLKTALAQVTEQFENENEFNISRGDLIRLGFLAGADSRRRREYLGEQLRIGYSNGKQLLKRLELFGVTLAEVEEVMAKYSV from the coding sequence ATGAAAGAAAAAAATTCCCAAGTCATCGTGGTCGAAGGTCGCGATGATACGGCCAATCTCAAACGTTACTTTGATGTAGAGACCTATGAAACACGAGGTTCTGCCATTAATGACCAGGATATAGAACGCATTCAGCGCCTGCATGATTTGCATGGAGTCATTGTCTTTACAGACCCTGACTTTAATGGGGAGCGGATTCGTCGCATGATTATGACGGCCATTCCAACGGTACAGCATGCCTTTCTCAAGCGAGATGAGGCTGTTCCCAAATCCAAGTCCAAGGGACGTTCTCTGGGAATCGAACACGCCAGCTATGAAGACCTAAAAACAGCGCTGGCTCAGGTGACAGAGCAATTTGAAAACGAGAACGAGTTTAACATCAGTCGTGGTGACTTGATTCGCCTAGGTTTCCTAGCGGGAGCAGACAGTCGTAGACGCCGAGAGTATCTAGGCGAACAGCTCCGCATCGGCTATTCCAATGGAAAACAGCTGCTCAAGCGGTTGGAGTTGTTTGGAGTAACCTTGGCAGAGGTAGAAGAAGTGATGGCTAAGTATTCAGTCTAA
- a CDS encoding SDR family NAD(P)-dependent oxidoreductase — MKKVIITGGNSGIGYQSAKQLAEKGWSVTLFCRRKEAAEQACEEIRQQTGNPHIDYILVDLSDMKSIRKAAEQYIQKEDVLDVLINNAADFDLSVKKPILTREGLEKQFATNVVAPFLLSILLKGLLEKSESGRIINISSQGLMLYPFMKLDFENLAGQKHYSPAKTYYQNKLALLMLSLYMRKHWNGIKIQAIRVTNVKVDMRRYDHLSTFMKNLYKIKSRFSISPEEMAKVYTALSTEDGHDGFLYDEKCREVKANRSAYEEEEQAKLYSLLEQLTFSRDNL, encoded by the coding sequence ATGAAAAAAGTAATTATTACGGGTGGCAATAGTGGTATTGGCTACCAGTCTGCTAAACAGTTGGCTGAAAAGGGCTGGTCGGTAACTCTCTTTTGTAGACGGAAAGAAGCTGCCGAGCAAGCTTGTGAGGAAATTCGTCAGCAGACAGGAAATCCACATATAGATTATATATTGGTTGATCTATCTGATATGAAGAGTATCAGAAAAGCGGCGGAACAGTATATTCAAAAAGAAGACGTTCTAGACGTTCTGATTAACAATGCGGCTGATTTTGATTTGTCAGTCAAAAAGCCCATCCTGACTAGAGAGGGATTAGAAAAGCAATTTGCGACCAATGTTGTCGCCCCTTTCTTGCTTTCTATCTTGTTGAAAGGTTTGTTGGAAAAATCTGAGAGTGGTCGGATTATTAATATTTCTTCCCAAGGGTTGATGCTTTATCCCTTCATGAAGCTTGATTTTGAAAATTTAGCTGGTCAAAAACATTATAGTCCTGCCAAGACCTATTATCAGAATAAACTAGCCTTGTTGATGCTGTCGCTTTATATGCGGAAACATTGGAATGGTATCAAAATTCAGGCAATCCGTGTGACCAATGTCAAAGTTGATATGCGCCGCTATGATCACCTCAGCACTTTTATGAAAAATTTGTATAAAATCAAGTCAAGATTTTCGATTAGTCCTGAAGAAATGGCCAAAGTCTACACAGCCTTATCTACAGAAGATGGCCATGACGGTTTTCTGTATGACGAGAAATGCAGGGAAGTAAAAGCAAATAGATCTGCTTACGAAGAAGAGGAGCAAGCAAAACTATATTCCTTACTTGAACAACTGACATTTTCAAGAGACAATCTATAA
- the rsmA gene encoding 16S rRNA (adenine(1518)-N(6)/adenine(1519)-N(6))-dimethyltransferase RsmA, with protein MRIADYSVTKAVLERHGFTFKKSFGQNFLTDTNILQKIVDTTEIDDQVNVIEIGPGIGALTEFLAERAAEVMAFEIDHRLVPILADTLRDFDNVTVVNEDILKVDLAQHIQNFKNPDLPIKVVANLPYYITTPILMHLIESGIPFSEFVVMMQKEVADRISAQPNTKAYGSLSIAVQYYMTAKVAFIVPRTVFVPAPNVDSAILKMVRRPEPAVAVKDENFFFKVSKASFTHRRKTLWNNLTGYFGKTEEIKDKLTKALDQAGLSPSVRGEALSLAEFASLADALKGQGF; from the coding sequence ATGAGAATTGCAGATTATAGCGTGACTAAGGCAGTGCTGGAGCGTCACGGTTTTACCTTTAAAAAATCCTTTGGGCAAAATTTCCTGACGGATACCAATATCCTTCAAAAAATTGTGGATACGACTGAAATTGATGACCAGGTTAATGTTATCGAAATCGGGCCAGGTATTGGGGCCTTGACGGAGTTTTTGGCTGAGCGTGCAGCTGAAGTTATGGCCTTTGAGATTGACCACCGTTTGGTGCCAATTCTAGCGGATACCCTACGTGATTTTGACAATGTTACCGTAGTCAACGAGGACATTCTCAAGGTCGATTTGGCGCAGCATATTCAGAATTTCAAAAATCCTGACCTGCCCATTAAGGTGGTAGCCAACTTGCCTTACTACATTACGACGCCTATTCTCATGCACTTGATTGAAAGTGGCATTCCTTTTAGCGAGTTTGTGGTTATGATGCAGAAAGAAGTCGCGGACCGTATCTCCGCACAGCCAAATACCAAGGCTTATGGTAGTTTGTCTATTGCTGTGCAGTATTATATGACAGCTAAGGTTGCCTTCATCGTGCCTCGTACGGTCTTTGTGCCAGCCCCAAACGTGGACTCAGCCATTTTAAAAATGGTGCGTCGTCCAGAGCCTGCTGTAGCAGTGAAAGATGAGAACTTCTTCTTTAAGGTTTCCAAGGCTAGCTTCACTCATCGTCGCAAGACCTTATGGAACAACTTAACAGGTTATTTTGGGAAGACCGAAGAAATCAAGGACAAACTGACCAAGGCTTTGGATCAGGCAGGCTTGTCTCCATCTGTGCGTGGTGAAGCTCTCAGCTTGGCAGAATTTGCCAGTCTGGCAGATGCGCTTAAAGGACAAGGATTCTAA
- the rsgA gene encoding ribosome small subunit-dependent GTPase A has protein sequence MQGQIIKALAGFYYVESEDQVYQTRARGNFRKKGHTPYVGDWVDFSAEENSEGYILKIHERKNSLVRPPIVNIEQAVVIMSAKEPDFNSNLLDRFLVLLEHKGIHPIVYISKMDLLEDREELSFYQQTYRAISYDFVTSKEELLPLLTGKVTVFMGQTGVGKSTLLNKIAPDLNLETGEISDSLGRGRHTTRAVSFYNLNGGKIADTPGFSSLDYEVSTAEDLNQAFPEIASVSRDCKFRTCTHTHEPSCAVKPAVEEGAIATFRFDNYLQFLSEIENRRETYKKVSKKIPK, from the coding sequence ATGCAGGGACAAATCATTAAAGCCTTGGCAGGCTTCTATTATGTGGAGAGTGAGGACCAAGTCTATCAGACACGCGCGCGTGGAAATTTCCGCAAAAAAGGTCATACACCTTATGTCGGAGACTGGGTAGACTTTTCTGCCGAGGAAAATTCAGAAGGTTATATCCTCAAAATTCACGAACGGAAAAACAGTCTGGTCCGTCCGCCTATTGTCAATATTGAGCAAGCCGTGGTGATCATGTCCGCCAAGGAACCTGACTTCAACAGCAACTTGTTGGATCGCTTCTTGGTTCTTTTGGAACACAAGGGCATTCATCCTATTGTTTATATTTCTAAAATGGACTTGCTGGAAGATAGGGAAGAATTAAGTTTTTACCAACAAACCTATCGTGCCATTAGTTACGACTTTGTGACTAGTAAAGAAGAACTTTTGCCTTTGTTGACAGGAAAAGTGACGGTCTTTATGGGGCAGACTGGTGTTGGCAAATCAACCCTCCTCAATAAAATCGCACCAGATCTCAATCTTGAAACAGGAGAAATCTCAGACAGTCTGGGTCGCGGTCGTCATACCACTCGAGCTGTTAGTTTTTACAACCTCAATGGGGGTAAAATCGCGGACACACCAGGCTTTTCATCACTGGATTATGAAGTGTCAACGGCTGAAGACCTCAATCAGGCCTTTCCAGAGATTGCTAGTGTTAGTCGAGACTGCAAGTTCCGTACTTGTACCCATACCCATGAGCCGTCTTGTGCGGTTAAGCCAGCTGTAGAAGAAGGCGCTATTGCAACCTTCCGTTTTGACAACTACCTGCAATTTCTCAGTGAAATTGAAAATCGCAGAGAAACCTATAAAAAAGTCAGCAAAAAAATTCCAAAATAA
- the rpe gene encoding ribulose-phosphate 3-epimerase: MSQYKIAPSILAADYANFEREIKRLEATGAEYAHIDIMDGHFVPQISFGAGVVEALRPHSKMVFDCHLMVANPEHHLEDFARAGADIISIHVEATPHIHGALQKIRSLGVKPSVVINPGTPVEAIKHVLHLVDQVLVMTVNPGFGGQAFLPETMDKIRELVALREEKGLSFEIEVDGGIDDQTIAQAKEAGATVFVAGSYVFKGDVNERVQNLRKKLD, encoded by the coding sequence ATGTCTCAATACAAGATTGCTCCGTCAATTCTGGCAGCAGATTATGCCAACTTTGAACGTGAAATCAAACGCCTAGAAGCAACTGGTGCAGAATATGCCCATATCGATATCATGGATGGTCACTTTGTACCGCAAATCAGTTTTGGTGCAGGTGTGGTCGAAGCTCTTCGTCCTCATAGCAAGATGGTCTTTGACTGCCACTTGATGGTAGCTAATCCAGAGCATCATCTAGAAGACTTTGCGCGTGCAGGTGCAGATATCATCAGCATTCATGTTGAAGCAACACCTCATATCCATGGTGCTCTTCAAAAGATTCGTTCTCTAGGTGTCAAACCTTCTGTTGTCATTAACCCTGGTACGCCGGTTGAAGCTATCAAACACGTACTTCACCTAGTTGACCAAGTTTTGGTGATGACGGTTAACCCTGGCTTCGGCGGGCAAGCCTTTCTACCTGAAACCATGGATAAGATTCGTGAGTTGGTTGCCCTTCGTGAGGAAAAAGGTTTGAGCTTTGAGATTGAAGTCGATGGCGGTATTGATGATCAAACCATTGCTCAAGCCAAAGAAGCTGGAGCGACCGTTTTTGTAGCAGGATCCTATGTCTTTAAGGGAGATGTCAATGAACGAGTGCAAAATCTCAGAAAAAAACTGGACTAG
- a CDS encoding thiamine diphosphokinase: protein MNECKISEKNWTRVAVFAGGDRGHYRTDFDCFVGVDRGSLWVLEEDLPLTLAVGDFDSVTADERQLIQKRAQHFVQAQPEKDDTDLELALLTIFEKNPQAQVTIFWALGGRIDHMLANVFLPSNPKLAPYMRQIAIEDGQNLIAYCPEGTSQLEPRSDYDYLAFMPVRDSQLTIIGAKYELTEENFFFKKVYASNEYIDREVAVTCPDSYVVVLHSKDRR, encoded by the coding sequence ATGAACGAGTGCAAAATCTCAGAAAAAAACTGGACTAGGGTTGCTGTTTTTGCCGGCGGAGATCGCGGTCATTATCGGACGGATTTTGATTGCTTTGTCGGTGTGGATCGCGGTTCGCTCTGGGTCTTGGAAGAAGATCTGCCTCTCACTCTAGCAGTTGGGGATTTTGATTCGGTGACTGCAGACGAACGTCAGTTGATTCAAAAACGTGCCCAACATTTTGTTCAAGCCCAGCCAGAAAAGGATGATACGGATCTGGAACTAGCACTTTTAACGATTTTTGAAAAAAATCCTCAAGCCCAAGTGACCATTTTTTGGGCTTTGGGTGGTCGTATTGATCATATGCTGGCTAATGTCTTTCTGCCTAGCAATCCCAAGTTGGCACCCTATATGCGCCAGATAGCGATTGAGGATGGGCAAAACTTGATTGCCTATTGTCCAGAAGGAACCAGTCAGCTAGAGCCCCGTTCAGACTACGATTACCTAGCCTTTATGCCAGTTCGGGATAGTCAGTTGACCATTATCGGTGCTAAGTACGAATTGACTGAGGAAAATTTTTTCTTTAAAAAAGTGTACGCTTCTAACGAATATATAGATAGGGAAGTTGCGGTAACTTGCCCTGATAGCTATGTGGTTGTCTTGCATAGCAAGGACAGGAGGTAG
- the rmuC gene encoding DNA recombination protein RmuC has product METVLLLLLIANLAGLFLIWQRQDKQDKYLAKSLEDQADNLSDQLDYRFEQARQASQLDQKDLEVAVSDRLQEVRMELHQGLTQVRQEMTDNLLQTRDKTDQRLQALQESNEQRLEQIRQTVEEKLEKTLQTRLQASFETVSKQLESVNRGLGEMQTVARDVGALNKVLSGTKTRGILGELQLGQIIEDIMTPAQYEREFATVENSSERVEYAIKLPGQGDQEYVYLPIDSKFPLADYYRLEEAYEAGDKDEIERCRKSLLASVKRFAKDIKSKYLAPPRTTNFGVLFVPTEGLYSEIVRNPVFFDDLRREEQIIVAGPSTLSALLNSLSVGFKTLNIQKSADHISKTLASVKTEFGKFGGILVKAQKHLQHASGNIDELLNRRTTAIERTLRHIELSEGEPALDLLHFQENEEEYED; this is encoded by the coding sequence ATGGAGACTGTATTACTACTATTATTAATTGCCAACCTAGCTGGACTCTTTCTGATTTGGCAAAGGCAGGATAAGCAAGACAAGTACCTAGCCAAGAGCTTGGAGGATCAGGCAGACAATCTTTCAGATCAACTGGATTATCGCTTTGAACAAGCTAGGCAAGCCAGTCAGCTAGATCAAAAAGACTTGGAAGTGGCTGTCAGCGACCGTTTGCAAGAAGTGCGAATGGAGTTGCACCAAGGCCTGACGCAAGTCCGTCAAGAAATGACAGATAATCTTTTGCAAACTAGAGACAAGACCGACCAACGTCTCCAAGCCCTGCAGGAATCAAATGAGCAACGCTTGGAACAAATACGCCAGACAGTCGAGGAAAAGTTGGAAAAGACCTTGCAGACGCGCTTGCAGGCTTCCTTCGAGACAGTTTCCAAGCAACTAGAGTCTGTCAATCGTGGCCTTGGAGAGATGCAGACAGTTGCCCGTGATGTCGGTGCACTTAACAAGGTTCTCTCTGGGACCAAGACGCGAGGAATTCTGGGAGAATTGCAACTGGGGCAAATCATTGAAGATATCATGACACCTGCCCAGTACGAACGAGAATTTGCAACGGTTGAAAACTCCAGTGAACGAGTAGAGTATGCCATCAAGTTACCTGGACAGGGTGACCAGGAATATGTCTATTTACCGATTGACTCCAAGTTTCCACTGGCGGATTATTACCGCTTAGAAGAAGCTTATGAAGCAGGTGATAAGGACGAAATCGAACGCTGTCGTAAGTCACTCCTAGCCAGCGTCAAGCGCTTTGCCAAGGATATCAAGAGCAAGTATCTGGCGCCACCTCGGACGACTAATTTTGGAGTCTTGTTTGTCCCGACAGAGGGACTCTACTCAGAAATCGTCCGCAATCCGGTCTTCTTTGATGACTTGAGACGGGAGGAGCAGATTATTGTTGCTGGACCAAGTACCTTATCAGCCCTTCTCAATTCCCTATCAGTTGGCTTCAAAACTCTCAATATCCAAAAGAGTGCTGACCATATCAGCAAGACCCTTGCCAGTGTCAAAACCGAGTTTGGCAAGTTCGGAGGCATTCTGGTCAAGGCACAAAAGCATCTCCAACATGCCTCTGGCAATATTGATGAATTATTAAACCGTCGTACCACAGCTATCGAGCGGACGCTCCGTCACATTGAGTTATCAGAAGGTGAGCCTGCGCTTGATCTACTCCATTTCCAAGAAAATGAGGAAGAATATGAAGATTAG
- a CDS encoding 3'-5' exoribonuclease YhaM family protein, whose protein sequence is MKISHMKKDELFEGFYLIKSADLRQTRAGKNYLAFTFQDDSGEIEGKLWDAQPHNVEAFTAGKVVHMQGRREVYNNTPQVNQITLRLPQPGEPNDPADFKVKSPVDVKEIRDYMSQMIFKIENPVWQRIVRSLYTKYDKEFYSYPAAKTNHHAFETGLAFHTATMVRLADAISDIYPQLNKSLLYAGIMLHDLAKVIELTGPDQTEYTVRGNLLGHIALIDSEITKTVMELGIDDTREEVVLLRHVILSHHGLLEYGSPVRPRIMEAEIIHMIDNLDASMMMMSTALALVDKGEMTNKIFAMDNRSFYKPDLD, encoded by the coding sequence ATGAAGATTAGTCACATGAAAAAAGATGAGCTGTTTGAAGGTTTTTACCTGATTAAGTCAGCTGACCTGAGACAGACACGAGCTGGGAAAAACTACCTAGCCTTTACCTTCCAAGACGATAGTGGCGAGATTGAAGGAAAACTCTGGGATGCCCAACCTCATAACGTTGAGGCCTTTACCGCAGGGAAAGTCGTCCACATGCAGGGGCGTCGAGAAGTTTATAATAATACTCCACAGGTTAATCAAATCACTCTCCGCTTGCCTCAGCCTGGGGAACCCAATGATCCAGCTGACTTCAAGGTCAAATCGCCGGTTGATGTCAAGGAGATTCGTGACTACATGTCGCAAATGATTTTCAAGATTGAAAATCCTGTCTGGCAGCGTATCGTTCGTAGTCTCTACACCAAGTATGATAAGGAATTCTACTCCTATCCGGCTGCCAAGACCAACCACCATGCCTTTGAAACGGGTTTGGCTTTTCACACGGCAACCATGGTGCGTTTGGCAGATGCCATTAGCGATATCTATCCTCAGCTCAATAAGAGCCTCCTCTATGCCGGGATTATGTTGCACGACTTGGCCAAGGTTATTGAGTTGACGGGACCAGACCAGACGGAGTACACAGTGCGAGGCAATCTTCTTGGTCATATCGCTCTGATTGATAGCGAAATTACCAAGACTGTCATGGAACTAGGCATCGATGATACTAGAGAAGAAGTGGTGCTACTGCGCCATGTCATCCTCAGTCACCATGGCTTACTGGAGTATGGAAGTCCAGTCCGTCCACGCATTATGGAGGCAGAAATTATCCATATGATTGACAATCTAGATGCCAGCATGATGATGATGTCAACAGCTCTAGCTTTGGTGGACAAAGGAGAAATGACCAATAAAATCTTTGCTATGGACAATCGTTCCTTCTATAAACCAGATTTAGATTAA
- the purR gene encoding pur operon repressor, with protein sequence MKLRRSDRMVVISNYLINNPYKLTSLNTFAEKYESAKSSISEDIVIIKRAFEEIEIGHIQTVTGAGGGVIFTPSISSHEAKEMIADLRDKLSESDRILPGGYIYLSDLLSTPAILKNIGRIIAKSFMDQKIDAVMTVATKGVPLANAVANVLNVPFVIVRRDLKITEGSTVSVNYVSGSSGDRIEKMFLSKRSLKAGSRVLIVDDFLKGGGTVNGMISLLREFDSELAGVAVFADNAQEEREKQFDYKSLLKVTNIDVKNQSIDVEIGNIFDEDK encoded by the coding sequence ATGAAATTAAGAAGAAGTGATCGGATGGTTGTCATTTCCAACTATTTGATTAATAATCCATACAAACTAACCAGTCTCAATACCTTTGCAGAAAAGTACGAATCTGCTAAATCATCGATTTCAGAGGACATCGTGATTATCAAGCGTGCCTTTGAGGAAATCGAAATCGGCCATATTCAGACTGTGACTGGAGCAGGTGGTGGCGTTATCTTTACACCATCAATCTCTAGCCATGAAGCCAAAGAAATGATCGCAGACTTGCGTGACAAACTTTCAGAAAGCGACCGTATCTTGCCAGGTGGCTACATTTACCTGTCTGATTTGCTTAGTACGCCTGCCATTTTGAAAAATATTGGGCGTATCATTGCCAAGAGCTTTATGGACCAAAAAATCGATGCCGTTATGACAGTAGCAACTAAAGGGGTTCCACTCGCAAATGCAGTTGCCAATGTCCTCAACGTTCCATTTGTCATTGTGCGTCGTGACTTGAAAATTACCGAAGGTTCAACGGTCAGCGTCAACTATGTTTCAGGTTCCAGTGGTGACCGCATTGAGAAAATGTTCCTTTCAAAACGCAGTCTCAAGGCAGGCAGTCGTGTCTTGATTGTGGATGACTTCTTGAAAGGCGGCGGAACTGTCAACGGGATGATTAGTCTCTTGCGTGAATTCGATTCTGAACTAGCTGGTGTCGCAGTCTTTGCAGACAATGCCCAAGAAGAACGTGAAAAGCAGTTTGATTACAAGTCACTCTTGAAAGTAACTAATATTGATGTTAAGAACCAATCCATCGATGTCGAGATTGGAAATATCTTTGACGAAGACAAATAA